A DNA window from Selenomonas sp. oral taxon 126 contains the following coding sequences:
- a CDS encoding protein kinase domain-containing protein, translating into MSRRAEAVLADGRRIPYIITDNPPQGGMKYTYFAPDRSYVVQFFHDPDIVDEALRDRLTAIIGRYNPTCSEEAGGARGNTEAAAAYFAELFCWPVAVVERPEFGIVCPTYPKKFFFGADASSTLELAGRDKKGSWFTGRVRRYLAPQECGSFQTMLRLSISLARAVRRMHQAGLAHSDLSCNNVLIDPVSGSCVVIDIDSLVVPGLYPPEVAGTKGYIAPEVLAGMGQPGARQRAVPGLLTDLFALPVLLYQYLLKRHPLEGPKNYDLPAEEADFLIYGEKALFAEHPSDHSNRPHDLRVTIRDLGPYLEKLFLRAFVDGLHEPEARPSALEWEKALVRTWDLLQPCAGADCPERFFVLHDPSDPRCPFCGTRVPEDRVLHLRRMCRVRGKRGQWMETGRLNVYDGLPLFPWHFHARIFPDEKAQDRTVQAYLSRQSGAWHLVNNGSDCLYDGAGQQIPQGRTMPLVPGALFGTWTEDEGILWTGV; encoded by the coding sequence ATGTCTAGGCGCGCGGAGGCCGTGCTCGCCGACGGCAGGAGGATTCCCTACATCATCACGGACAACCCGCCGCAGGGCGGGATGAAATACACCTACTTTGCACCGGACAGATCCTATGTCGTCCAGTTCTTCCACGATCCCGACATCGTGGACGAGGCACTGCGCGACCGTCTCACGGCAATCATCGGGCGCTACAATCCGACGTGCTCCGAGGAGGCGGGCGGCGCGCGCGGCAACACGGAGGCGGCGGCGGCGTACTTTGCCGAGCTGTTCTGCTGGCCGGTGGCAGTCGTCGAGCGCCCCGAGTTCGGCATCGTCTGCCCCACCTATCCGAAGAAATTCTTCTTCGGGGCGGACGCCTCCTCCACGTTGGAGCTGGCGGGCAGGGACAAGAAGGGGAGCTGGTTCACGGGGCGTGTGCGCAGATACCTCGCACCGCAGGAATGCGGCAGCTTCCAGACCATGCTGCGCCTGTCCATCTCGCTCGCGCGCGCTGTGCGCCGCATGCATCAGGCGGGACTGGCACACTCCGACCTCTCGTGCAACAATGTGCTCATCGATCCCGTGAGCGGCAGCTGCGTCGTCATCGACATCGACTCGCTCGTTGTGCCGGGACTCTACCCGCCCGAGGTGGCGGGGACGAAGGGCTATATCGCGCCCGAGGTACTCGCGGGAATGGGGCAGCCGGGGGCGCGACAGCGTGCCGTGCCGGGGCTCCTGACCGACCTCTTTGCGCTGCCCGTGCTGCTCTATCAGTATCTCCTGAAGCGGCATCCGCTCGAGGGGCCGAAGAACTACGACCTGCCCGCCGAGGAGGCGGACTTCCTGATCTACGGGGAAAAGGCGCTGTTCGCCGAGCATCCCTCCGACCACAGCAACCGCCCGCATGACCTGCGCGTGACCATCCGCGACCTCGGGCCATATCTCGAAAAGCTCTTTCTGCGCGCCTTTGTGGACGGTCTGCATGAACCCGAGGCACGCCCGTCGGCGCTCGAGTGGGAGAAGGCGCTCGTGCGGACGTGGGATCTCCTGCAGCCGTGCGCGGGGGCCGACTGTCCGGAGCGCTTCTTCGTCCTGCACGACCCGTCGGATCCGCGCTGCCCCTTCTGCGGGACGCGCGTGCCGGAGGACCGCGTCCTGCATCTGCGGCGTATGTGCCGCGTGCGCGGCAAGCGCGGGCAGTGGATGGAGACGGGGCGGCTGAACGTCTACGACGGCCTGCCGCTCTTCCCGTGGCATTTCCACGCCCGCATCTTTCCCGATGAGAAGGCGCAGGATCGCACGGTGCAGGCATATCTGTCACGGCAAAGCGGGGCGTGGCATCTCGTGAACAACGGTTCGGACTGCCTGTACGACGGCGCGGGGCAGCAGATCCCGCAGGGCAGGACGATGCCTCTCGTGCCGGGCGCACTGTTCGGCACGTGGACAGAGGATGAGGGCATCCTGTGGACGGGCGTATGA
- a CDS encoding secretion protein HlyD produces MFRPNKEANRTHSKGYVEDLPTQCGQKRCVKMAGLNLSVLP; encoded by the coding sequence ATTTTTCGTCCGAACAAGGAGGCAAACCGGACGCATAGCAAGGGCTATGTGGAGGATTTGCCGACACAGTGCGGGCAAAAAAGATGCGTCAAGATGGCGGGGCTGAATTTATCAGTGCTTCCCTAA
- a CDS encoding calcium-translocating P-type ATPase, PMCA-type, with protein MKIQGLSDEAVRAAREQYGTNALTEQAGEGFWEKLKGNFDDPIIKILCIALGINVIFAFMGQVEWYESVGIALAVILATSVATYSEYQNENAFRKLQEEASLIKCKVYRSGVLQEIPIDDIVMGDYVLLQTGDKVPADGVICDGSIRVDQSVLNGEAKEATKTSAPEGDTETDAGADFLHPHKVFRGSVVCDGNAVMRTTTLGDKTHYGQIAGELQGDEDRDTPLKLKLSALAGQISNFGYIGGVAIAIAFMFQRLVIHNGFEMARIIAYCSNWLTVVNDLVEAVMLAVIIIVVAVPEGLPLMIAIVSAQNMGKMLKDNILVRKISGIETAGSLNLLFSDKTGTITKGQLEAVAFVDGAGREYASYKELGAGLGKLVNLSVRYNTSAVINDTEAVGGNATERAIFGFVAGAGAEMDETVRNMVPFNSRNKYSLAEVAGTYNVTLAKGAPEKLLALCDAYYDEDGTKRPLTSAAPITEAIDRLAARAIRVLALAVYEGEIPADGTLPASGLVFVGAVGIRDEVRPESVEAIARVQKAGVQVVMITGDRQDTALAIAREAGLLDQADAVVMTSDELAALGDDEVKALLPRLRVVARALPTDKSRLVRLAQEMNLVVGMTGDGVNDSPALKRADVGFAMGGGTEVAKEASEIVILDDNFKSIGRAILYGRTIYNSIRKFIIFQLTINVAAVLISFVSPLLGMENPLSITQFLWINLVMDTLAALAFGGEPALRRYMDERPKRRDENIISRYMTSSIAVGSLWCFATSLFFLMSGTAHAYFREDPANIYLLTGYFAFFIFMAVFNAFNARTDAKNLFDNITGNMGFLRVMGIIVVVQVLMIYFGGVILRCYGLTGTEWLFVLALAFTVVPVDLVRKALVGRS; from the coding sequence ATGAAGATTCAAGGGCTGTCGGATGAGGCAGTGCGCGCCGCACGCGAACAGTACGGCACGAACGCGCTCACGGAGCAGGCGGGAGAGGGCTTCTGGGAGAAGCTGAAGGGGAACTTTGACGACCCCATCATCAAGATTCTCTGCATCGCGCTCGGCATCAATGTGATCTTTGCCTTCATGGGGCAGGTCGAATGGTACGAGTCCGTGGGCATCGCGCTCGCGGTCATCCTCGCCACCTCCGTGGCAACGTATTCCGAGTATCAGAACGAGAACGCGTTCCGGAAGCTCCAGGAGGAGGCCTCGCTCATCAAGTGCAAGGTCTACCGCAGCGGCGTGTTGCAGGAGATCCCCATCGACGACATTGTCATGGGGGACTACGTCCTGCTGCAGACGGGTGACAAGGTGCCGGCGGACGGCGTCATCTGTGACGGTTCGATCCGGGTCGACCAGTCCGTGCTGAACGGCGAGGCGAAGGAGGCGACGAAGACGTCCGCCCCCGAGGGGGATACAGAGACGGATGCGGGCGCGGACTTCCTCCATCCGCACAAGGTCTTTCGCGGCTCGGTTGTCTGCGACGGCAACGCTGTCATGCGCACGACGACGCTCGGCGACAAGACGCACTACGGGCAGATTGCAGGTGAGCTGCAGGGGGACGAGGATCGCGATACGCCGCTGAAGCTGAAGCTCTCCGCGCTGGCGGGACAGATCAGCAACTTCGGCTACATTGGCGGCGTCGCCATTGCAATCGCCTTCATGTTCCAGCGCCTCGTGATCCACAACGGTTTCGAGATGGCGCGCATCATCGCGTACTGCTCCAACTGGCTGACTGTCGTCAACGACCTCGTGGAGGCGGTCATGCTCGCGGTCATCATCATCGTGGTTGCCGTGCCCGAAGGACTGCCCCTGATGATCGCCATTGTCTCGGCGCAGAATATGGGCAAGATGCTCAAGGACAACATCCTCGTGCGCAAGATCTCGGGCATCGAGACGGCGGGCAGCCTGAACCTCCTCTTCAGCGACAAGACCGGGACGATCACGAAGGGACAGCTCGAGGCGGTCGCCTTCGTCGACGGCGCGGGCAGGGAGTACGCCTCCTACAAGGAGCTCGGTGCGGGTCTTGGAAAACTCGTGAACCTCAGCGTGCGCTACAATACGAGTGCCGTCATCAACGACACAGAGGCGGTCGGCGGAAATGCGACGGAGCGCGCAATCTTCGGCTTCGTCGCGGGCGCGGGCGCGGAGATGGATGAGACGGTCAGGAACATGGTGCCCTTCAACAGTCGGAACAAGTACTCTCTTGCTGAGGTTGCGGGCACGTACAACGTGACGCTTGCCAAGGGTGCGCCGGAGAAACTCCTCGCACTCTGCGATGCCTACTATGATGAGGACGGCACGAAGCGTCCTCTGACGAGCGCGGCGCCGATCACGGAGGCGATCGACCGGCTTGCAGCGCGCGCCATCCGCGTGCTCGCGCTCGCCGTCTACGAGGGGGAGATCCCTGCGGACGGGACGCTGCCGGCGAGCGGGCTGGTCTTCGTCGGTGCGGTCGGCATCCGCGACGAGGTGCGCCCCGAGTCCGTCGAGGCAATCGCGCGCGTGCAGAAGGCGGGCGTGCAGGTCGTCATGATCACGGGCGACCGTCAGGATACGGCGCTTGCAATCGCGCGGGAAGCAGGGCTGCTGGATCAGGCGGATGCCGTCGTCATGACCTCGGACGAGCTGGCGGCGCTCGGCGATGACGAGGTCAAGGCACTCCTGCCGCGTCTGCGCGTTGTGGCGCGTGCCCTGCCGACGGACAAGAGCCGCCTCGTGCGCCTCGCGCAGGAGATGAATCTCGTCGTCGGCATGACGGGCGACGGCGTGAACGATTCGCCGGCGCTCAAGAGGGCTGATGTCGGCTTTGCGATGGGCGGCGGCACGGAGGTTGCGAAGGAGGCGAGTGAGATCGTCATCCTCGACGACAACTTCAAGTCCATCGGGCGTGCGATCCTTTACGGGCGCACGATCTACAACAGCATCCGCAAGTTCATCATCTTCCAGCTGACGATCAACGTCGCCGCCGTCCTGATCTCCTTCGTCTCGCCTCTGCTGGGCATGGAGAATCCGCTCTCGATCACGCAGTTCCTCTGGATCAACCTCGTCATGGATACGCTGGCGGCGCTCGCCTTCGGCGGAGAACCGGCACTGCGGCGCTATATGGACGAGCGGCCGAAGCGGCGCGATGAGAACATCATCAGCAGGTATATGACCTCCTCCATCGCCGTCGGCTCGCTCTGGTGCTTTGCAACGAGCCTGTTCTTCCTCATGAGCGGCACGGCACACGCGTATTTCCGTGAGGATCCCGCGAACATCTATCTCCTGACGGGATACTTTGCCTTCTTCATCTTTATGGCGGTGTTCAACGCGTTCAACGCGCGTACGGACGCCAAGAATCTCTTTGACAACATTACGGGGAACATGGGCTTCCTGCGCGTGATGGGCATCATCGTCGTCGTGCAGGTTCTCATGATCTACTTCGGCGGCGTGATCCTGCGCTGCTACGGACTGACAGGGACGGAGTGGCTGTTCGTGCTCGCTCTGGCGTTCACCGTCGTGCCGGTCGACCTCGTTCGCAAGGCACTCGTCGGCAGGTCGTAA
- a CDS encoding TerD family protein yields MERINKGQKIDLTKYRRDLRYVRVGMGWQGAGGPEVDTAVFLLGADGRAACDEDFVFYGNPRHRTGAVVHRADPAGGDRQEVEVDLAAVPAAVQKLAFTATIYEAETRRQSFGQVAGMYIRLVDAADGTELLRYETGGGFSVETAIVVGELYRYKGVWKFSAVGAGFSGGLAALCGNFGIEVSAEPAAPPPPPPPSPQPRPTPIPPRPAPLPPRPAAPPPPPPPPPAPPRKVELKKGQKVSLVKGGGALGEISINLNWNQHPKNKKSGGFLSSLFGGSDGIDLDLGCLYELSDGDIGCVQALGDDFGSLSYRPWIALDGDDRTGASAGGETLRVNGSKVREIRRILVYTFIYEGVANWQEADGLVTVRCPGSPDIVVRMDEYGSSQGMCAIAMLESHDGTMSVEKLVRFFRGHESLDRAYHWGLRWEAGSKD; encoded by the coding sequence ATGGAGCGCATCAACAAGGGGCAGAAAATCGATCTGACGAAGTACCGCAGAGATCTGCGGTACGTGCGGGTCGGCATGGGCTGGCAGGGCGCAGGGGGACCGGAGGTGGATACCGCCGTATTCCTGCTCGGCGCGGACGGCAGGGCGGCGTGTGACGAGGATTTCGTATTCTACGGCAACCCGCGTCACAGGACGGGTGCGGTAGTGCATCGCGCAGATCCTGCGGGCGGTGACCGGCAGGAGGTGGAGGTCGATCTCGCCGCCGTGCCCGCCGCCGTACAGAAGCTCGCGTTCACCGCCACCATCTACGAGGCAGAGACGCGGCGGCAGAGCTTCGGGCAGGTCGCAGGGATGTATATCCGCCTTGTCGATGCGGCGGATGGGACGGAGCTGCTCCGCTATGAGACGGGCGGGGGCTTCTCCGTGGAGACCGCCATTGTCGTCGGCGAACTCTACCGCTACAAGGGCGTGTGGAAATTCAGCGCCGTCGGTGCGGGATTCAGCGGAGGGCTTGCGGCACTCTGCGGGAACTTCGGGATCGAGGTGAGCGCGGAACCTGCTGCGCCGCCACCACCGCCGCCTCCATCGCCACAGCCGCGCCCCACGCCGATACCGCCGCGTCCGGCTCCGCTACCCCCGCGACCTGCGGCACCTCCACCACCGCCTCCCCCGCCACCGGCACCGCCGCGCAAGGTGGAGCTGAAGAAGGGGCAGAAGGTCAGCCTCGTCAAGGGCGGTGGAGCGCTCGGAGAGATCTCCATCAACCTCAACTGGAATCAGCATCCGAAGAACAAGAAGAGCGGCGGCTTCCTCTCCTCCCTCTTCGGCGGCTCGGACGGCATCGACCTCGATCTCGGCTGCCTCTACGAGCTGAGTGACGGGGATATCGGCTGCGTGCAGGCACTGGGGGATGACTTCGGCAGCCTCTCGTATCGCCCGTGGATTGCGCTCGACGGCGATGACCGTACGGGGGCGAGTGCGGGGGGCGAGACCCTGCGCGTCAACGGCAGCAAGGTGCGCGAGATCCGGCGCATCCTCGTCTATACCTTCATCTACGAGGGCGTTGCGAACTGGCAGGAGGCGGACGGCCTTGTCACGGTTCGGTGCCCCGGCAGCCCCGACATCGTCGTGCGCATGGATGAGTACGGCTCGTCGCAGGGGATGTGTGCCATCGCCATGCTGGAGAGTCACGACGGCACGATGAGTGTCGAGAAGCTCGTGCGCTTCTTCCGGGGGCACGAGAGCCTTGACCGCGCGTATCACTGGGGGCTCCGCTGGGAGGCGGGGAGCAAGGACTGA
- a CDS encoding TerD family protein, with product MGVNLQKGQKVSLKKADGHALTRICVGLGWDPAVQEKKGGGFLGSLFGGGSTQDVDCDASVFVCRGGHLTSVEDIVYFGNLTHASGAIRHTGDNLTGDGEGDDEQILVDLANVPDMYDKLIFVVNIYDAVKRKQDFGMIANAFIRICDDSGEFCRYSLTDSYAGMTALIFGEIYRYNGEWKFNAIGQGTKDGGLRELAKKFQ from the coding sequence ATGGGCGTAAACTTGCAGAAGGGGCAGAAGGTCAGCCTGAAGAAGGCGGACGGGCATGCACTCACGCGCATCTGCGTCGGACTGGGCTGGGATCCCGCCGTGCAGGAGAAGAAGGGGGGCGGCTTCCTCGGCTCGCTCTTCGGCGGCGGCTCGACGCAGGACGTTGACTGTGATGCGAGCGTCTTCGTCTGTCGCGGGGGGCATCTGACCTCCGTTGAGGACATCGTCTATTTCGGTAATCTCACGCACGCCTCCGGCGCAATTCGCCATACGGGCGACAACCTGACGGGGGACGGCGAGGGCGACGACGAGCAGATCCTCGTCGATCTCGCGAACGTGCCCGATATGTATGACAAGCTCATCTTCGTCGTCAACATCTACGACGCGGTGAAGCGCAAGCAGGACTTCGGTATGATTGCAAACGCCTTCATCCGCATCTGCGACGACAGCGGGGAGTTCTGTCGGTACAGCCTTACGGACAGCTACGCCGGGATGACGGCGCTGATCTTCGGGGAGATCTACCGCTATAACGGCGAGTGGAAGTTCAATGCGATCGGACAGGGGACGAAGGACGGCGGGCTGCGCGAGCTTGCCAAGAAGTTCCAGTGA
- a CDS encoding TerD family protein → MAISLKKGQKVDLTKGNPGLSKLLIGLGWDTNKYDGGADFDLDASAFLLGPDEKVTGDADFIFYGNLQHASGAVEHTGDNLTGEGEGDDEQIKVDLSKVPASIDKIDFTVTIYEPEERKQNFGQVSNAFIRVVNETSGEELIRFDLGEDFSIETAVVVGRLYRQGAEWKFNAIGSGYSGGLAALGKAYGVNI, encoded by the coding sequence ATGGCGATCAGTTTGAAAAAGGGACAGAAGGTCGATCTCACGAAGGGCAATCCGGGGCTCTCGAAGCTCCTGATCGGTCTTGGCTGGGACACGAACAAGTATGACGGCGGGGCGGATTTCGACCTCGATGCGTCGGCATTCCTGCTCGGACCTGACGAGAAGGTGACGGGGGATGCGGACTTCATCTTCTACGGCAACCTGCAGCATGCCTCGGGTGCGGTCGAGCACACGGGCGACAACCTGACGGGCGAGGGCGAGGGCGATGACGAGCAGATCAAGGTGGATCTCTCGAAGGTGCCCGCCTCGATCGATAAGATCGACTTCACGGTGACGATCTACGAGCCGGAGGAGCGCAAGCAGAACTTCGGACAGGTCTCGAACGCATTCATCCGCGTCGTGAACGAGACGAGCGGGGAGGAGCTGATCCGCTTCGACCTCGGCGAGGACTTCTCCATTGAGACGGCGGTCGTCGTTGGCAGACTCTACCGCCAGGGCGCAGAGTGGAAGTTCAACGCCATCGGCTCCGGCTACAGCGGCGGGCTTGCAGCACTCGGCAAGGCGTATGGTGTCAATATCTGA
- a CDS encoding TIGR00266 family protein — protein MDYRILYPEAFPVVECSLARGEAIKAESDAMIAMDATVDVEGKMEGGLLGGLVRRVFTEESFFMQRLVASRGAGKVLFGHPLPGGIMDVELDGSYGMIVQKGGFLAAEESIQVDSKMQGLMKGLFSQEGFFLLKLTGRGIAFLSSYGVIHALELAAGEEIVIDNGHLVAWPDYMDYKVEKASNGWVSSIMSGECLVCRFRGPGPVLIQTRNPSGFEEWIRSIAKKGA, from the coding sequence ATGGACTATCGGATTCTATACCCTGAGGCATTCCCTGTAGTGGAGTGTTCTCTGGCGCGGGGTGAGGCAATCAAGGCAGAGTCGGACGCGATGATCGCGATGGACGCGACCGTTGATGTCGAGGGCAAGATGGAGGGCGGTCTGCTCGGCGGACTCGTGCGACGCGTCTTCACAGAGGAGAGCTTCTTCATGCAGCGGCTCGTCGCCTCGCGCGGCGCGGGCAAGGTGCTGTTCGGGCATCCGCTGCCGGGCGGCATCATGGACGTGGAGCTGGACGGCTCGTACGGGATGATCGTGCAGAAGGGCGGCTTCCTTGCCGCCGAGGAGAGCATCCAGGTCGACTCGAAGATGCAGGGGCTGATGAAGGGGCTTTTCTCGCAGGAGGGCTTCTTCCTCCTGAAGCTCACGGGACGCGGCATCGCCTTCCTGAGCAGCTACGGGGTCATCCATGCGCTCGAGCTTGCGGCGGGGGAGGAGATCGTCATCGACAACGGACATCTCGTCGCGTGGCCGGACTATATGGACTACAAGGTGGAGAAGGCGTCCAACGGCTGGGTATCCAGCATCATGTCGGGCGAATGCCTCGTCTGCCGCTTCAGGGGACCCGGTCCCGTCCTCATCCAGACGCGGAACCCCTCCGGATTCGAGGAGTGGATCCGCTCGATTGCAAAGAAAGGAGCCTAA
- a CDS encoding TerD family protein — MAVNLSKGQRVSLDKGMKMALIGLGWDVNQYDGGADFDLDASAFLLGANGKVRKDEDFIFYGNLDSSDGSVHHTGDNLTGEGEGDDEVLVIDFSKIPPDIDKIAITVTIYEAPVRRQNFGQVSNAYVRVARMANEQDMQGTEVLRFDLVEEFSVETALVVCEIYRHGGEWKFNAVGAGYQGGLEALCRAYGVNV; from the coding sequence ATGGCAGTCAATCTTTCCAAAGGACAGCGCGTGAGTCTCGACAAGGGGATGAAGATGGCGCTGATCGGCCTCGGCTGGGATGTGAACCAGTACGACGGCGGTGCGGACTTCGACCTTGATGCCTCGGCGTTCCTGCTCGGTGCGAACGGCAAGGTGCGCAAGGACGAGGACTTCATCTTCTACGGGAATCTCGACAGCTCGGACGGCTCGGTGCATCATACGGGCGACAACCTGACGGGTGAGGGCGAGGGCGACGACGAGGTGCTCGTCATCGACTTCTCGAAGATCCCGCCCGACATCGACAAGATCGCCATCACGGTGACGATCTACGAGGCGCCCGTGCGCCGTCAGAACTTCGGGCAGGTCTCCAATGCCTATGTGCGTGTTGCGCGCATGGCGAACGAGCAGGATATGCAGGGCACGGAGGTGCTGCGCTTCGACCTTGTGGAGGAGTTCTCCGTCGAGACGGCGCTCGTCGTCTGCGAGATCTACCGCCACGGCGGCGAGTGGAAGTTCAATGCGGTGGGCGCGGGCTACCAGGGCGGACTGGAAGCCCTCTGCCGCGCGTACGGCGTGAACGTCTGA
- a CDS encoding TerD family protein, protein MKREQARNSVPAQELPRLIELGAFAAEQENEFAISVTVDREMQVQTEIDDAEISPTLLPAGAGSVRLKLPPMRAGVLLHGALIFGGGQGGHRLYVTGRAAADAPVRTGAPIGLLPVLVRGERLSVGADDVLTFLYEDAGRAAGIEVDAYVFRLYENGRVRGDADLVFFGNRAAEDGSLRVEEGTRIGAVIDVACLAADAARIVVCFSVYDDGTGRDFSETRSPAVILCEGDAPQYRFPLDALHREKTVVAAELYRYRGAWKLRLVGAGYEAGLARLCEEYGLNVE, encoded by the coding sequence ATGAAGAGAGAGCAGGCAAGGAACAGTGTCCCGGCGCAGGAACTGCCGAGGCTCATCGAGCTGGGGGCGTTTGCGGCGGAGCAGGAAAACGAGTTTGCCATCTCCGTGACAGTGGATCGGGAGATGCAGGTGCAGACGGAGATCGACGACGCGGAGATCAGCCCCACGCTTCTGCCGGCGGGAGCGGGCAGCGTCCGTCTGAAACTGCCCCCCATGCGCGCGGGAGTACTCCTCCACGGCGCGCTCATCTTCGGCGGGGGGCAGGGGGGACACCGTCTCTATGTCACGGGACGTGCGGCGGCGGACGCCCCCGTGCGGACGGGTGCGCCCATCGGGCTGCTGCCCGTCCTCGTGCGGGGGGAGCGCCTGAGCGTCGGTGCGGACGATGTGCTCACCTTTCTCTATGAGGATGCGGGGCGTGCGGCGGGTATCGAGGTGGATGCCTATGTCTTTCGCCTCTATGAGAACGGACGCGTGCGCGGCGATGCGGATCTCGTCTTCTTCGGCAATCGTGCCGCCGAGGACGGCAGTCTCCGCGTGGAGGAGGGCACGCGCATCGGCGCGGTCATCGACGTGGCGTGCCTTGCGGCGGACGCTGCGCGCATTGTCGTCTGCTTCTCCGTCTATGACGACGGCACGGGCAGGGATTTCTCAGAGACCCGCAGCCCTGCCGTTATCCTGTGCGAGGGGGACGCACCGCAGTACCGCTTTCCGCTCGATGCGCTGCACCGCGAGAAGACGGTGGTCGCGGCGGAGCTGTACCGCTATCGTGGCGCGTGGAAGCTGCGGCTCGTCGGGGCGGGCTACGAGGCGGGGCTGGCGCGCCTGTGCGAGGAGTACGGGCTGAATGTGGAATGA
- a CDS encoding HpcH/HpaI aldolase/citrate lyase family protein → MKDRENLQYRVGGLLYMPAYQENIVEKIRANVQPYLTSVCFCLEDAINDTAVADAERALRETLRVLKQLYEEEGRRKPLLFVRVRTADHMQHFVDFVGEAGSVLTGYVLPKVNLGNVEAYMEIMRGLGQDPARRRYIMPVLESPSIAGIKSRSAVLGELKAVFDAHREYVLNIRVGGNDFSNLYGVRRSIAHTIYSVGVVRDILVDILNIFARDYVVSGPVWNYFGEDPAGLWAKGLKRELEYDRMNGFIGKTVIHPAQLPFVFDSLRVRRADYEDARMILDWKDARAGVRKSWDGTRMNEVKTHGKWAARIMALAEIYGVKEEETHA, encoded by the coding sequence ATGAAAGACAGGGAAAACCTGCAGTACAGGGTGGGCGGGCTGCTCTACATGCCCGCCTATCAGGAGAACATTGTAGAGAAGATCCGCGCAAACGTGCAGCCGTACCTGACCTCGGTCTGCTTCTGCCTCGAGGATGCAATCAACGATACGGCGGTCGCGGATGCCGAGCGTGCGCTGCGGGAGACGCTCCGCGTGCTGAAGCAGCTCTACGAGGAGGAGGGGCGCAGGAAGCCGCTCCTCTTCGTGCGTGTGCGGACGGCGGATCATATGCAGCACTTCGTCGACTTCGTTGGGGAGGCGGGCTCGGTGCTCACGGGCTATGTCCTGCCCAAGGTGAACCTCGGCAACGTGGAGGCGTATATGGAGATCATGCGCGGTCTCGGGCAGGATCCCGCGCGCCGCCGCTATATCATGCCCGTCCTCGAAAGCCCCTCCATTGCGGGCATCAAGAGCCGCAGCGCGGTGCTGGGGGAGCTGAAGGCGGTCTTCGACGCGCACCGTGAGTATGTGCTGAACATCCGCGTCGGAGGCAACGATTTCAGCAACCTCTACGGCGTGCGCCGCTCGATTGCGCACACAATCTATTCGGTTGGCGTCGTGCGGGACATCCTCGTGGACATTCTGAATATTTTCGCGCGTGACTACGTGGTCTCGGGTCCCGTCTGGAACTATTTCGGCGAGGATCCTGCGGGGCTTTGGGCAAAGGGGCTGAAAAGGGAACTGGAATACGACCGCATGAACGGCTTCATCGGCAAGACGGTCATCCATCCCGCCCAGCTGCCCTTTGTGTTCGACAGCCTGCGCGTGCGGCGCGCGGACTATGAGGATGCACGCATGATCCTCGACTGGAAGGATGCACGCGCGGGCGTCCGGAAGAGCTGGGACGGCACGCGTATGAACGAGGTCAAGACCCATGGAAAATGGGCGGCGCGTATCATGGCGCTCGCCGAGATCTACGGGGTAAAGGAAGAGGAGACGCACGCCTGA